The Nitratidesulfovibrio sp. SRB-5 genomic sequence GGGGCGGTCATCGCCATCACCCGCGGCAACCCCCTGACGCTGTTCTCGTCGGCCCTGTCGTGGGGCGACGTGGCGCTGCTGGGCTGTCTGGCCAGCTGGGCCGCGTATTCGCTGCTGGGCAAGGTGGTCATGCGCGCGCTGTCGCCGCTGGCCGCGGTAACCTGGTCGTGCGCGGTGGGCACGGTGATGCTGCTGCCCTTCGCCCTGCATGAAGGCCTGTGGACGGCGCTGCCGGAATACCCCGCCGCCCTGTGGATTGCGGCGGCGTACCTTGGCGTGTTCGGCACCGTGCTGGGATTCACCTGGTTCTACGAGGCGGTGAAGGAGATAGGCGCCGGGCGCGCCGGGGTGTTCATCAACTTCGTGCCGCTGACGGCCATCGTCTGCGCGTGGGCCATGCTGGGCGAGGCGCTGCCCGTGTCGCTGCTGCTGGGGGCAGCGCTGGTGACGTGCGGGGTGTTCATTACGAACAGGGCGTAGCTTCAAGAGGGCGTTGCGCATTGGCGGATGCGGTCTACGGATACACGCCAGCCCTGTTGATTGCGCTCGATTTCGTTATGCCTCCGGCGGGAGGCAAGAGAGGTGGCGCGTGCTGTTGAGCACGGCCTCTACGCAGACAGTCCTGCCCTGTTGATACCGGTCGATTTCGTTATGCCTCCGGCGGGCAAGGGGCCATTGAGCGATGGCCCCTTGCATCCCCGCGCTCCAGGGGGGCTTCGCCACCCCTGGACCCCCAGTGTTTCTTGCGCGGCGTCCCTTCGGCGTCAGCTTCCCTCCGGCGCAAGGCGCCTCCGGGTGATCTGCCGCCGGTGCCGCCAATGCGCACGAATCTCCCATCGCCTTTATGACGCCTGCGTGCCTTCCCCCCATACCCATCTCGCACCGCATTCCTTTCGCCGCCAGCTTCCCTTCGGCGTTGAGCGCCTCCGGGCGATCTGGCGACGGGAATGCGATGTGCGCGAAGCTCCCGTCGCTTTTGTGATGCATGGGTGCCTTTACCCCCACACATCATGCACCGCGTTCTTTCCGTTGGCAGCTAGCCTCGGCCAAAGCGCCTTCGGGTGATCTGCCGACGGGAACGCGAATGTGCGCAAATCTCTCGTCGCTACGGCGTGGCGAGGGTGCCGTTCCCCACGGTTCGTCTGTGGCGCACATTCGCGACGCCGGAGCTTCCGCCTCGCAAGGCCTCGGCGGCGATCTTCGGCTGCGGACGCGTATTGCCGCACCAAGGTTACGTTTGAAGTCGCCCGGTCGCGGGGGATACAACAGACAAAGAGGTCC encodes the following:
- a CDS encoding DMT family transporter, whose product is MLLYAKLMLATVFWGGTFVAGRIAATHAGPFSAAFLRFAMATGLLFWYVRRREGALPRLTSPGMHGWAGVLLLGATGVFAYNALFFTGLATVPASRAAVIVTNNPIAIAVGAALFLGEPLSRRKLAGILLSVGGAVIAITRGNPLTLFSSALSWGDVALLGCLASWAAYSLLGKVVMRALSPLAAVTWSCAVGTVMLLPFALHEGLWTALPEYPAALWIAAAYLGVFGTVLGFTWFYEAVKEIGAGRAGVFINFVPLTAIVCAWAMLGEALPVSLLLGAALVTCGVFITNRA